The nucleotide window TCGTACTTCACATTAATGCAGtgtttggtggtggcgtggtGCCATAATCAATGGAGTTGTAGTAAGATGCAAAGCCCTAGTCGTGCTTGAATGCACTGATGCTTCTGGTGTGATGACTGATGAGGACTTTTTAGAGTATACAAGTGTGTGTGAGTTGTGACTAAACTGAACCCGGACTTTCTTCATGCAGCAGCAGCACACAGCAGCAGTAGCAATCAGTTTGCAAGCAGAGAAAGCTGCATATGTATTTTGGAAATGAGGGCTCTAGTGATCTAGCAATCTGAGCAGCTAGCTAGCTCGTTCGCTTGTGTGTGAGTGTACGTTGGTGCTGTTTCTTTAAAGAGAGCAGAGCCGCAGGGTAGTGGCACTGTGGTAGACTACAGGAAGAACACTGCAGGTCTGTTTGATGCTCTTGGGAGGAGTGTGCATGAATCATTCAGGACTGTCATTTTTGCAGCAGATCGAGCCCATAATATCACAATCTTATGCTTCCGAAACATGAGAAAGCCTGTCCTGAAACAACCTACGCATGCATGCAGCAGCTAGCCAAATCTCATCAGCCATGAATCATGAGTAGTGGTCAGGAACTCAGGGATAGCCAGTGGAGTACTCAGTACTACCCTATTGAGAGTGGTAGAAAGTAATCTGATTGACTGATCGGCTGTACTAAGACACGGAGGCAACTAAACAAAGAGAAAATCTTCCCTGGGATCTCCACTACACACCACTCGAATGCATCCTCAAAAGCCAAACACCCAAGAGAGAAAAGCGTAAAGATGCATGCATGGCTAGCTAGTTGCTGCAGCTTCTGGCATGCCAGTCTAGTTCAATCAAACAAAAAGTCAGCCACTGTGCATGCATGCTCTTCTCAGCAGCTCAAGTCAATTTCATGGAGTCATTCATGGCATGCATCTTGCAATCAACACATCATGAGCAATGATTAATGCAACAAGTTACAAGTATATTAGATGAACTAAATTACTAGTACATGCCCAAGATGTTCAAGAAGAGAAGCTGCGAATGATTCTGACCTGCATGTTGTTGTATCGGTTGAATGTCTTGAAGCAGACGGGGCAGGAGAACTGGGTGGGACCGATGAGGATCTGCGACGGCGTCGGGATCCAGTATTGCCCCTTGTTCAGCCTCCCGACCGGCGCCGTCGAAGAGAACCCTAGCGGCACCTCCTCGTGCCCGCCTCCCGGCTTGCaatcatcttcctcctcctcgtcctcttccGCGGCCCTGCCCGAAAGACCGGACAGAAGGTCAGCTTCCGCGGCCGGCAGGCCGATGCGCAGAGCAACGGCGGCGTCGTCCGTGGACGTGGACCAGGAGGCCTCGACGTCCATCgggtcgccgtcgccgtcgtcgcAGCAGGACGGCACGCAGTTGAGGTCGGCGAAGAGCGGTGTGCGCGCAGAGGTCGTCCTCGAGcccgccgccacctcctgctgCAGGTGGTAGCAGCAGTCGTTGTCATCGTCGTCGGAGTCGGAGTCGGCGGCGTCGTGCTGCTGGACGGCACGAGGGCGGGCGGTGGGCGTGGgcgagagggagaggaggggaagcGCCTCCCGGAGCGGAGGGGAGGGAGGCGCCGTGCTGTAGTGATGAGTGGGCTGCGCCGGCTGATGCTGGAAGAACGAGGGGTACTGGTGGTGAGGAGCTGCGGCcgcggccagggctgggtaccggGCGGCGTAAGGTGGGAAGGGGGGAGGGAGGTGAGGGGTGGGGGGAGCGGTAGGGAAGGAGGAAGtgcagtagtagtagtagggGTTCTTGAGGAAGCTCGTGTAGGGGTCTTCCATGGATGGCGTGGTTTCTTGCTCCGGCGCACTCTTTCTAGTTTGCTTCTCTTCTTGGCTACTTGCCTGGGAGTGAGGTGAGGTGAGGTGCCGTGGTTGGCAAGGGGTAGTTATAGGGAGAAGTGGAAGGGTAAGCAGGAGAGAGAAGGCTGGCATGTATATATGGGGATAAAATTATGTGAAGCGGTATTGTTCTTCCGACGGTTGTATTCTGCTAGGGGGAATCCTAAGCTTACCCAGTTGAGAACTTGGATATCATGACGGTGCATCATGCATGTAATGATAGGCGTATAGTAGTATTTGTCCAGGCCAGGACACTGCTTCCTTTCGTCATAAATTCTTTTTAAGAAAGCTTAAGAAACGCCCGGCTTTAAATTAATGAGCCAACAAAGGCCAATGATAAATAAATCTTATGCTATAAGGTTTACAAATTTTTGTAGGTAGCTTACCAAGCTGACCGAAGAACTGAAGCTACCAATAAGGCTGAAATGGAACAAAGACTACCAAAAAAAAACCAAACCCAAAGAAAAGACGTCAGGAATAACAACCAGGCTTCAAGAGGAGTCACTCCTATGTAGAGTGTGTAGGCGTTTGATCTCGAGCAGAACTCCGCATGTCGCTTtatcgtccttcctctttctagaggcgcacaaatgaaaaaaaagaggccatttAAAAATATAGTTAGCTGGGTGAGCAACTAGCTTTCCTTCAATAGATATTTTGTATTTAGTTGTCGAAAGCGCCCAAGCTATAGCCACAAAAGAGGGCACAACCAACCTACATTGCTGATCTCTTGTGGAGACCAGCAAGACTAATTGCTCGGACATGGAATTCGGCGCCCAAGACGCTCCAAAACTATCCCTGACGCAACTCCAAAGGAATTTTGCAGGAGCGCATTGAAAAAGAATG belongs to Triticum urartu cultivar G1812 chromosome 7, Tu2.1, whole genome shotgun sequence and includes:
- the LOC125521759 gene encoding zinc finger protein WIP2-like — translated: MEDPYTSFLKNPYYYYCTSSFPTAPPTPHLPPPFPPYAARYPALAAAAAPHHQYPSFFQHQPAQPTHHYSTAPPSPPLREALPLLSLSPTPTARPRAVQQHDAADSDSDDDDNDCCYHLQQEVAAGSRTTSARTPLFADLNCVPSCCDDGDGDPMDVEASWSTSTDDAAVALRIGLPAAEADLLSGLSGRAAEEDEEEEDDCKPGGGHEEVPLGFSSTAPVGRLNKGQYWIPTPSQILIGPTQFSCPVCFKTFNRYNNMQMHMWGHGSQYRKGPESLRGVQPTAMLRLPCYCCAAGCRNNIDHPRAKPLKDFRTLQTHYKRKHGLKPFLCRRCGKAFAVKGDWRTHEKNCGKLWYCLCGSEFKHKRSLKDHARAFGHGHGAFGCNGAAGGDGGFDDDDEGAVSEIEHDVVCGAAAR